The following proteins are encoded in a genomic region of Burkholderia stabilis:
- a CDS encoding MerR family transcriptional regulator produces the protein MNKTPSQELLTIGEVSRRTGASVRSIRHYDEHGLLASVRACNGYRMFPDKAVTQVGQIQRMIATGFTIEDIRRFPDCMLLIEGARSCDQISDVQRQRLEAIDRQIADLERRRKRLVKTLSEGAIPPVE, from the coding sequence ATGAACAAGACGCCTTCCCAGGAACTGCTGACGATCGGCGAAGTTTCGCGGCGCACCGGCGCAAGCGTGCGGTCGATCCGGCACTACGACGAACATGGATTGCTCGCCTCGGTGCGTGCATGCAATGGCTACCGGATGTTCCCCGACAAGGCGGTGACGCAGGTCGGGCAGATCCAGCGCATGATCGCGACCGGTTTCACCATTGAAGACATCCGGCGCTTCCCGGACTGCATGCTGCTCATCGAAGGCGCCCGTTCGTGCGACCAGATCAGCGATGTCCAGCGGCAGCGCCTCGAAGCCATCGATCGCCAGATCGCGGATCTCGAACGGCGCCGCAAGCGGCTCGTGAAGACCTTGTCGGAAGGCGCGATTCCACCGGTCGAATAA
- the pstS gene encoding phosphate ABC transporter substrate-binding protein PstS, whose product MNVRILVPCALALVAVAARAADITGAGSTFAAPIYTKWADTYKKAGGGRVNYQGIGSSGGLKQIVANTIDFAGSDAPLKDDELTKQGLFQFPTVVGGVVPVVNVPGVKAGELTLSGPVLGDLYLGKIKKWNDPAIAALNPKVKLPDTDVAVVRRADGSGTSFIWTNYLSKVNGEWKSKIGEGTTVNWPTGTGGKGNDGVAAFVQRLPGAIGYVEWAYAKKNNMVYTALKNSTGTVVEPKTETFKAAAAGANWSKSFYQILTNQPGKEAWPVVGATFVLLHAKQEKPEQGKETLKFFDWAFRNGNQAATDLDYISLPDPVVAEIRKQWKAKIKDVSGKALVD is encoded by the coding sequence ATGAACGTCCGGATCCTGGTTCCCTGCGCGCTGGCCCTTGTTGCCGTCGCCGCTCGAGCTGCCGACATCACTGGCGCAGGCAGCACGTTTGCCGCGCCGATTTACACAAAATGGGCAGATACGTACAAGAAGGCGGGCGGCGGCAGGGTCAACTATCAAGGCATCGGTTCATCGGGCGGCCTGAAGCAGATCGTCGCGAACACGATCGATTTTGCCGGTTCGGACGCGCCGCTGAAGGATGACGAGCTCACGAAGCAAGGCCTGTTCCAGTTCCCGACGGTGGTCGGCGGCGTGGTGCCGGTCGTCAACGTGCCGGGCGTGAAGGCCGGTGAACTGACGCTGTCGGGCCCGGTGCTCGGCGACCTCTACCTCGGCAAGATCAAGAAGTGGAACGACCCGGCGATCGCCGCGCTGAACCCGAAGGTCAAGCTGCCGGATACGGACGTCGCCGTGGTGCGCCGCGCGGACGGTTCGGGCACGAGCTTCATCTGGACGAACTACCTGTCGAAGGTCAACGGCGAGTGGAAATCGAAGATCGGCGAAGGCACGACGGTCAACTGGCCGACAGGCACGGGCGGCAAGGGCAACGACGGCGTCGCGGCGTTCGTGCAGCGTCTGCCGGGCGCGATCGGCTACGTCGAGTGGGCGTACGCGAAGAAGAACAACATGGTCTACACCGCGCTGAAGAATTCGACGGGCACGGTGGTCGAGCCGAAAACGGAAACGTTCAAGGCCGCTGCTGCAGGCGCGAACTGGTCGAAGTCGTTCTACCAGATCCTGACGAACCAGCCGGGCAAGGAAGCATGGCCGGTCGTCGGCGCGACGTTCGTGCTGCTGCACGCGAAGCAGGAGAAACCGGAACAGGGCAAGGAAACGCTGAAGTTCTTCGACTGGGCATTCCGCAACGGCAATCAGGCTGCGACGGATCTCGATTACATCTCTCTGCCGGATCCGGTCGTGGCCGAGATCCGCAAGCAATGGAAGGCGAAAATCAAGGATGTTTCGGGTAAGGCGCTGGTGGATTGA
- a CDS encoding DUF1059 domain-containing protein, whose amino-acid sequence MTRKYIDCREFPSEMNCSVALSADSENELLEAAVQHAVTVHKHADSPELRSQLKTLFHDGTPPVEAPRHA is encoded by the coding sequence ATGACGCGCAAATACATCGATTGCCGGGAATTCCCGAGCGAAATGAATTGTTCCGTTGCGCTATCCGCGGATTCCGAAAACGAGTTGCTTGAGGCGGCCGTCCAGCATGCGGTCACGGTCCACAAGCATGCCGATTCACCGGAGTTGCGTTCGCAGCTGAAAACGCTATTTCATGACGGTACGCCACCCGTTGAAGCACCGCGCCACGCGTAA
- a CDS encoding sigma-70 family RNA polymerase sigma factor — MQKRSNLASDSDRPIGESDNRRREELNQLLLGAGAGDQSAFSTLYRRTSAKLFGVCLTMLRDRGEAEEVLQEVYVTVWHRAATFDPSLASAITWLGAIARNRAIDRLRRHREVQADESTLEEAVDERPSPATAAEASEERRRLEHCLEILPATQGSVVREAFFAGATYAELAERLRVPLGTLKSWIRRSLLQLKACLER, encoded by the coding sequence GTGCAAAAGAGAAGCAACCTCGCGTCCGATAGTGATCGGCCGATCGGCGAATCCGACAACCGCCGGCGTGAAGAGCTCAACCAGCTGCTTCTCGGCGCGGGCGCCGGCGATCAAAGCGCATTCAGCACCCTTTACCGGCGCACCTCCGCGAAACTGTTCGGGGTGTGCCTGACGATGCTGCGCGATCGCGGTGAAGCCGAGGAAGTCTTGCAGGAAGTCTATGTGACGGTATGGCATCGGGCCGCAACGTTCGATCCGTCATTGGCCAGCGCGATCACCTGGCTCGGCGCCATCGCGCGCAATCGGGCGATCGACCGCCTTCGGCGTCACCGCGAGGTACAGGCCGACGAGTCGACACTGGAAGAAGCGGTCGACGAACGGCCATCGCCCGCCACCGCGGCCGAGGCCAGCGAGGAAAGGCGGCGGCTGGAGCACTGTCTGGAAATATTGCCGGCGACGCAGGGTAGCGTCGTACGGGAGGCATTCTTTGCAGGCGCAACGTATGCGGAACTGGCGGAGCGCCTTCGCGTTCCGCTCGGAACGTTGAAGAGCTGGATTCGGCGAAGCTTGCTTCAACTCAAGGCTTGTCTCGAACGATGA
- a CDS encoding anti-sigma factor — protein sequence MGVLDAAERRRIEQALQRDPQLSASVLRWQKYLMPLNDDIASVEPPPHVWTRIQADLGFAPASRPRPRTGFWNNLSGWRWIGIGSSIAAVALAVLSVLPIRAPTIAEPGHDGYKVASLVRDGGAAGWTVIVDVERARMVIVPAADTPVAANRSTELWLIAPGARPASLGLIAADRPTVVPIPRTTLVSLDARAVLAVSLEPRGGSPTGQPTGPVLAKGAVGGA from the coding sequence TTGGGCGTACTCGACGCGGCCGAGCGCAGACGGATCGAGCAAGCGCTGCAACGCGATCCCCAACTGTCCGCGAGCGTTTTACGCTGGCAAAAATACTTGATGCCGCTGAACGACGACATCGCCTCGGTCGAGCCTCCACCGCACGTGTGGACACGCATCCAGGCCGACCTCGGATTCGCGCCCGCCAGCCGGCCGCGGCCGCGCACCGGTTTCTGGAACAACCTGAGCGGCTGGCGCTGGATCGGCATCGGGTCGAGCATCGCAGCCGTCGCGCTCGCCGTCCTGTCCGTGCTGCCGATCCGCGCGCCCACCATCGCCGAGCCCGGTCACGATGGCTACAAGGTGGCGAGCCTCGTGCGCGATGGCGGCGCCGCCGGCTGGACCGTGATCGTCGATGTCGAGCGCGCGCGCATGGTCATCGTGCCGGCAGCCGATACGCCCGTCGCGGCCAATCGTTCCACCGAGCTGTGGCTGATCGCGCCGGGCGCACGCCCCGCCTCTCTCGGCCTGATCGCCGCGGATCGGCCGACCGTCGTGCCGATCCCGCGAACGACGCTCGTCTCGCTTGACGCCCGCGCGGTACTGGCGGTGTCGCTCGAACCGCGCGGCGGATCGCCGACCGGGCAGCCGACCGGGCCGGTGCTGGCGAAAGGCGCCGTCGGCGGCGCATGA
- a CDS encoding fasciclin domain-containing protein, which yields MAGTILTLAIALGATTQAVTAGSMSMDKTVEVGGAAMYPSKNIIENAVNSNDHTTLVAAVKAGGLVDTLSGKGPFTVFAPTNEAFAALPAGTVQTLLKPENKATLVKVLTYHVVAGRLTAHDLAKAVDQGGGKATLKTVEGDPLIVSRDTKGWAITDDKGDVAHVTIGDVMQSNGVIHVVDTVLLP from the coding sequence ATGGCCGGCACGATCCTCACCCTCGCGATCGCGCTGGGCGCCACCACGCAGGCCGTAACGGCGGGTTCGATGTCCATGGACAAAACCGTCGAGGTCGGCGGCGCCGCGATGTATCCGTCGAAGAACATCATCGAGAACGCGGTGAATTCGAACGATCACACGACGCTGGTCGCGGCCGTGAAGGCCGGGGGGCTCGTCGACACCTTGTCGGGCAAGGGGCCGTTCACGGTCTTCGCACCGACCAACGAGGCATTTGCCGCGTTGCCGGCCGGCACGGTGCAGACCTTGCTGAAGCCGGAAAACAAGGCGACGCTGGTCAAGGTGCTCACGTATCACGTCGTCGCCGGACGGCTCACCGCGCACGATCTGGCCAAGGCGGTCGACCAGGGCGGCGGCAAGGCGACGCTCAAAACCGTCGAAGGCGATCCGCTGATCGTCAGCCGCGATACAAAGGGGTGGGCCATCACCGACGACAAGGGCGACGTCGCACACGTGACGATCGGCGACGTGATGCAATCCAATGGCGTGATTCACGTCGTCGACACCGTGCTGTTGCCCTGA
- a CDS encoding alpha/beta hydrolase family protein — MGTTVRRKQRVVHLRRLLTIGAVIASLSGCAMTASQDEPLAADLHETVVKIPVDAGQYGRDIVATTYMPDGPGPFPLIVLSHGSPPDPRDRPKVGRYRHLAQIRTFVQLGFAVIVPIRRGYGATGGTDEEDAGSCRHPDYPNAGRQAARDVLAAVRYARTLPQVDRDHVVLVGQSAGGFASLAAASYAPDGLVAVVNFSGGRGGNPATHPGMPCDPQQMADTIARFAATTHVPVLWHYVQNDQYFAPEVVATWFAAFQAAGGKGQMIVEPPFGKNGHGMFAVKEAIPIWLPHFEQFLGPLVSMKQTDSIQRPM; from the coding sequence ATGGGCACCACCGTTCGTCGAAAACAGAGGGTCGTCCACCTGCGCCGGTTGCTGACGATCGGCGCGGTGATCGCATCGTTGAGCGGATGCGCGATGACCGCGAGCCAGGATGAGCCGCTTGCCGCCGACCTCCACGAAACCGTCGTCAAGATCCCGGTCGACGCCGGGCAGTACGGGCGCGACATCGTGGCGACCACCTATATGCCGGACGGTCCCGGGCCCTTTCCGTTGATCGTCCTGAGTCACGGCAGTCCGCCTGATCCTCGTGACCGTCCGAAGGTGGGACGCTATCGGCATCTTGCGCAGATCCGGACGTTCGTCCAGCTGGGGTTTGCCGTCATCGTGCCGATCCGGCGTGGCTACGGAGCGACCGGCGGTACCGACGAGGAGGACGCGGGTTCCTGCCGGCATCCCGATTACCCGAATGCGGGCCGGCAGGCGGCGCGGGATGTGCTCGCGGCCGTCAGATATGCGCGGACATTGCCGCAGGTGGACCGGGACCACGTCGTTCTGGTCGGGCAATCCGCGGGGGGATTCGCGTCCCTGGCTGCCGCGAGCTATGCGCCGGATGGGCTGGTCGCGGTCGTCAACTTTTCCGGCGGGCGGGGCGGGAATCCGGCGACGCATCCGGGCATGCCGTGCGATCCGCAGCAGATGGCCGACACGATTGCGCGATTCGCGGCGACGACGCATGTTCCGGTGCTCTGGCATTACGTTCAAAACGACCAATACTTTGCGCCGGAAGTCGTGGCGACCTGGTTTGCCGCGTTTCAGGCCGCAGGCGGCAAGGGGCAAATGATCGTCGAGCCGCCCTTCGGCAAGAACGGTCACGGCATGTTCGCCGTCAAGGAAGCCATACCCATCTGGTTGCCGCACTTCGAGCAATTCCTGGGTCCGCTCGTATCGATGAAGCAGACAGATTCGATTCAACGCCCGATGTGA
- a CDS encoding SMI1/KNR4 family protein, whose translation MTTYSELALISDIALPPLLKQLIDAGLADYGPDVKAWAADWKSHTLAARPVLSCVYDFEWIDAADAQENIDEWLNPGFQHGRRFLPFAQTGAGDLYCLTPLASGETGVALVWHDRDASRIDAASFDAFVFSALIDSASDVSHLTDDGLSMAEAVQCVDANIRALAPMLPQPMQAQLEHIRQWVLSGADAEGDGRVPDAVAQTALGVLPVPQDPPFEIVPRWECGQD comes from the coding sequence ATGACGACGTATTCAGAATTGGCGCTAATCAGCGACATCGCCTTGCCTCCCCTGTTGAAGCAACTGATTGACGCAGGTCTGGCCGACTACGGACCCGACGTCAAAGCATGGGCCGCCGATTGGAAGTCCCATACCCTGGCGGCACGACCGGTGCTTTCATGCGTGTACGACTTTGAGTGGATCGACGCGGCCGACGCGCAAGAAAACATCGACGAGTGGCTCAATCCGGGCTTTCAGCACGGTCGCCGTTTTCTGCCGTTCGCACAGACCGGGGCTGGCGATCTTTATTGCCTGACGCCTCTGGCCAGCGGAGAAACGGGCGTGGCGCTGGTCTGGCATGACCGCGACGCCAGCAGGATCGACGCCGCGTCGTTCGATGCCTTTGTTTTCAGCGCGTTGATCGATAGCGCGTCCGATGTCTCGCATCTGACCGACGACGGCTTGAGTATGGCCGAGGCGGTGCAATGTGTGGATGCGAACATCCGGGCACTCGCCCCGATGCTGCCGCAGCCGATGCAGGCCCAGCTGGAACACATCCGGCAGTGGGTGCTGTCCGGGGCGGACGCGGAGGGTGACGGGAGGGTTCCGGACGCAGTCGCCCAGACCGCGCTGGGCGTGCTTCCAGTACCGCAGGACCCGCCGTTCGAGATCGTGCCGCGCTGGGAGTGCGGTCAGGACTGA
- a CDS encoding AAA family ATPase encodes MPLEVFWRVVDDVCRDGELSRFDTRTALLRIAAQSCCCNRTEAGQPAIGFPRRRISSRKILTPNKSTTTLGEIKLTAAIHIVFGPQGAGKSSYARTLATEIGGTRFSIDEWMAQLYGPDFPNPINLTWIVERVQRCERQIWHTAEQIAKNGGSVVLDLGFMKERNRSAFAEQARSAGLPSRLHYVTAPRDIRRSRVMERNAEKGETFSFEVTPAMFDFMEAEFEGATSLELASATVFNSDVPVASSR; translated from the coding sequence GTGCCGCTGGAGGTGTTTTGGCGCGTAGTCGACGACGTGTGCCGGGACGGGGAACTGAGCCGTTTTGATACAAGAACGGCGCTTTTACGGATAGCCGCGCAGTCCTGCTGTTGTAATCGGACAGAAGCGGGTCAACCGGCGATTGGATTTCCCCGACGGCGTATTTCATCGCGTAAGATCCTTACGCCAAATAAATCAACAACAACATTGGGGGAAATCAAGTTGACGGCAGCAATACATATTGTTTTTGGTCCGCAAGGTGCGGGTAAATCTTCTTACGCACGTACACTCGCGACAGAAATCGGCGGCACGCGTTTCTCGATCGACGAATGGATGGCGCAGCTGTACGGCCCGGACTTTCCGAATCCGATCAATTTGACCTGGATCGTGGAACGGGTGCAGCGCTGCGAGCGGCAAATCTGGCATACCGCCGAACAGATCGCGAAGAACGGTGGAAGTGTCGTGCTCGATCTCGGTTTCATGAAGGAGAGAAATCGTTCGGCGTTTGCTGAGCAAGCCAGAAGCGCAGGCTTGCCGAGCCGTCTTCACTATGTCACTGCGCCGCGCGACATACGCCGGAGTCGTGTCATGGAAAGAAATGCCGAAAAAGGCGAAACGTTTTCATTCGAAGTTACGCCTGCCATGTTTGATTTCATGGAAGCGGAATTCGAAGGCGCCACGAGTCTCGAACTTGCATCGGCCACCGTGTTCAACTCGGATGTCCCGGTCGCATCGTCGCGGTGA
- a CDS encoding ABC transporter substrate-binding protein: MSLTASVLPAFTPTGKLRASINLGNPILANRDPATGEPFGVSIDLARAFAERLSAELELVVFDAAGKSVQALTEERADFGFFAVDPLRGETVAFTAPYVLIEGFYLVRDDSPIRTNADVDQPHNRVTVGKGSAYDLFLTRELKAAQIVRAPTSQAVVQTFVEQQLEVAAGVKQQLETDAAKTAGLRLLDERFMVIRQAMGVPKSRGEAAAAALNAFVEEMKASGFVADSLRRHGITGASVAPPA; encoded by the coding sequence ATGTCCCTTACCGCCTCCGTCCTCCCGGCCTTCACCCCGACCGGCAAGCTGCGCGCATCGATCAATCTCGGCAACCCGATCCTCGCGAACCGCGATCCGGCGACCGGCGAACCGTTCGGCGTGTCGATCGACCTAGCGCGCGCGTTCGCGGAACGCCTGTCGGCGGAGCTGGAACTCGTCGTGTTCGACGCCGCCGGAAAATCGGTGCAGGCGCTGACCGAAGAGCGCGCCGATTTCGGCTTCTTCGCGGTCGATCCGCTGCGTGGCGAAACGGTCGCGTTCACGGCGCCGTACGTGCTGATCGAGGGCTTCTATCTCGTGCGCGACGATTCGCCGATCCGCACGAACGCGGATGTCGACCAGCCGCACAACCGCGTGACCGTCGGCAAGGGCAGCGCGTACGACCTGTTCCTCACGCGCGAACTGAAGGCCGCGCAGATCGTGCGTGCGCCGACGTCGCAGGCCGTCGTGCAGACGTTCGTCGAACAGCAGCTGGAAGTGGCGGCCGGCGTGAAGCAGCAACTCGAAACCGATGCGGCAAAAACGGCAGGCCTGCGCTTGCTCGACGAGCGGTTCATGGTGATCCGGCAGGCGATGGGCGTGCCGAAGAGCCGCGGCGAAGCGGCCGCGGCGGCATTGAACGCATTCGTCGAGGAAATGAAGGCATCCGGCTTCGTCGCGGATTCGCTGCGCCGGCATGGCATCACCGGTGCGTCCGTCGCGCCCCCGGCCTGA